Proteins encoded in a region of the Diospyros lotus cultivar Yz01 chromosome 9, ASM1463336v1, whole genome shotgun sequence genome:
- the LOC127810245 gene encoding defensin-like protein, producing MERSVRLVSAVFLVLMLLVTTETGNMVSEAKTCESHSHQFKGKCEKKSHCAAVCKTEGFTDGHCRGIHHRCFCSKHC from the exons atggagcgCTCTGTGCGTTTGGTTTCAGCGGTTTTCCTCGTGCTGATGCTCCTCGTCACCACTG AGACGGGGAACATGGTGTCGGAGGCGAAGACATGCGAGTCGCACAGCCACCAGTTCAAGGGGAAGTGCGAGAAGAAGAGCCACTGCGCCGCCGTATGCAAGACGGAGGGCTTCACCGACGGCCACTGCCGGGGCATCCACCACCGCTGCTTCTGCTCCAAACACTGTTGA